The genomic interval TTATCACCTAATTTTTGAATTGGTGGGTACTGAGACCAAAATCTTACGCAGAGTACCCCAGGTGGAATTGCTCAGTTAAATAACGGAAGCCCTATGGTGGGGATATTTGGAATTTGGAGCCAAAACTTGGATGGGACTGGATGGGAGGGAAAATTGGCTGCAGGATATGCCACAATAAACCAGCAGCCTTAACTCGCCCTGTTATCGGAGTGTCAGAGGCCGGTACTGGATCAACTAGCCTAAATACACAAGGTGTAGTGGGCGTTTTGAAGTACGGATTTCAAATAGGCAACAAAAGCTTACTAGCACCGTATGCCGGAATGCGCTATGTTGTTGGAGGTATGGGAGGTTATGCTGCAGCTCAAACCTCCACCGTATCTAAGCCCATTAACTTATAACGCCATAAATAATTACACTACCACTGCACTTGTTGGGTTTCTTGGGAATCATAAGTTAGATGAAAAAAACAAATGTAGCTGTTAGTGTTGGCGCTGAGAAAGATGTGAATGCAAGCGTAGGCAACTTAATTACGAGTGGTAATGGTGATTTTAATGTTGCCATGAATAAATAACTATCGCTCAGTTCGAGCTACTGCAAATTTGGGTATTTATTATGATCTGAGCTTGAGAGAGGCTTGGTTTGAATGGCATCTATTGTCAAGAGGCTTACCAAGCGATTGCTTCAACGACTGTTATGGCAACCCTACACTGTTGGTCTGTAACGCTTTATTGCGGAGTTATCCTACGCGCCTCAGTAAACTTGGCTGCCCAATAGGGTGAGGTAATGTAATCTAAGCGTACCGTACCACCAGCGCTGGGGGCATGCACAAATCTGCCTTGTCCCACATAGATTCCAGCATGTGAATACTTTTCACCAGTGGTGTTGAAGAACACCAAATCCCCTGGTGCCGGAGGCTGGCCTTCAATGCTTCTTCCCTTGGCGCTCATTAGCTGAATAGTACGAGGGAGTTTAATTCCAGCGGCTTTGTTATAGACATAAACAATCAAGCCACTACAGTCAAAGCCACCCTTTGGGGTATTGCCACCATAGCGATAGAGAACATCTACCAAGCCTACTGCTGCAATAGAAATATCTTCAGTGCCAACGCTGGTGTCTTGTTTGAATTGAGAAACCCTCTTTGCGGAGCTTGATTTACTGGTGAGGGTGCTACATCCGTTGAGAATGAGTAGGCTACAAATAAAAATGCCGCACCCCAAAAGAGTGCGGCATGAGAGGGCTTGCTTAGAGTGCGTCAGCAGCATGATCCGCAAGGTGGTGTGCACCCACACGCTCACCACGAGCTAAAGTGACATGACCCCCATGATGCCAGCCCTTAAAGCGATCCACTACGTAACTTAAGCCCGAAGATCCCTCAATTAAATAAGGGGTGTCAATCTGGGCGATATTGCCTAAGCAAACGATCTTTGTTCCAGGGTCTGCGCGAGTTACTAAGGTCTTCATTTGTTTCGGCGTAAGATGTTGTGCTTCGTCAATGATTACACATTTACTAACAAAAGTTCTGCCACGCATAAAGTTCATACTCTTTACTTTAATTCGAGAGCGAATTAGCTCTTGAGTGGCGGCACGACCCCATTCACCGGCGCCATCATCATTGTGTTGTAGCCTTTTGAGGTTATCATCAAATGCACCCATCCAATGTTGCATTTTCTCTTCTTCAGCGCCAGGTAAAAAGCCAATCTCTTCACCGACGGGCACAGTGGCGCGAGTGATAATGATTTCGTTATAGCGTTTGCTATCCAAAACTTGCTCAAGACCTGCTGCTAACGCCAGTAAGGCTTTACCAGTTCCTGTCTGACCAAAGAGGGTCACCAAATCGACATCGGGATTCATGAGAAGGTTCATAGCACAGTTCTGCTCACGGTTACGGGCCGTAACACTCCACACGTTGTTTTTCTGGTGAGAGAAATCCCGAAGTGTTTGCAAAAGAGCAGTCCTCCCGTTAATTTCTTTTACCTGCGCATAAAATGGTGTTGAGCCATCTGGCTTTTCTTGGTAGACAAATTGATTCACTAGCATGCTCGGTACAGAAGGACCCGTTACGCGATAGAACATCGCGCCAGACTTTGAGTCTGCCCAACTTTCCATGTCCTTGCCATGCTTAGCCAAAAGTCAGCAGGTAACGTCATAACACCCGCATACGTCAAGTTACGATCTTCTAGGACTTGGTCCTTAAAATAATCTTCAGCCGGCAGGCCAAGTGCACGAGCCTTAATACGCATCTTGATATCTTTTGATACCAAGACGATCTCTTGTCCCTTGCGCGTCTTTTGTAGTTCGCTAACAATTGCCAAAATTAGGTTGTCACCTTTCTTTGCCCTCGGGCAAACCATCAGGGAGTGCTTGGGTTGACAGTTTGGTTTGAAAAAAGAGATGACCGGCGGTTACATCTTAATTGCCTAGCTTGTTTAATGGGATGCCTTCATCAAGAGTTCCGCTTGTGCCTGCAATCAGTTGATCCAAGGATCTGCGCTGACTGTGCGAGCATTGCGGGCAACCTCAGTCATTCCCTTCTTATGGTTGTCCAGCTTCCTCGAGAGTGCTCATCGGTAAGTGGAGAGCATGCTGCTCTGAGAAGCGGAACAATGAACTTGGATCATGCATCAGAACATTTGTATCGAGGACAAATAGGCTTGGCGGTCCAGTACGAACTACACGCTTTGGTTTTGCTGGGGCTACTACTTTTCCTTCATTGTGGATAGGTCTGCGATCTGCCTTAATTTTTTCTAAAGCAACTTCTGCCTCAGATAAATCTTCCTCTGCATCGTTAGTCCAATCAATGGCTTCTACTACCACTGGTTTTGCTGGTGCAGGACGCTTCTTTAAGTCGGGAGTATCTTTGCGACTGAGTTTCACTTGATCAGCAATTTGAGTAGGGATAGGTGGCAGTGGCATGAACTCTCCTAAAAGAAAAAACCGCCAAGCGGAGTGCGTTGACATTTTATTGTGAAACTGATTGATGTAATTTATGAAAAACGGAGGGGGTTACTCCCCGTACCTGATCTGGAATATTTAGGTTTCCGATTCAAACGGATTGTCAGACTTTCCTGTCGTTTACGGTGCATATGAATCACTTTACCCCAAATTTTGTCGTTTGCAAGCACCCAGTAGTAAATTGTTGTAAAAATTATTTAGTGTCTTGGGCAGCTTGTAATACCTCTGTCACATGACCGGAAACTTTAAGGCCGCGCCACTCTTTTACAAGAGTGCCACAGGAGTCAAATAGGAAGGTGCTACGTTCTACGCCACGAACTTGCTTTCCGTACATATTTTTCATTTTCATCACCCCAAAAAGTTGACAAAGCTTTTTTTCGGTATCGGCGACCAATTCAAATGGAAGTTGTAGTTTGCTACGAAAGCTGTCATGGGATTTGAGGCTGTCGCGGGAAACGCCCACTACCAGAGTATTGGCCTTAGTAAAGGCTTCAATATTGTCTCTAAATTCACCAGACTCAGCGGTACAGCCAGGAGTCATATCCTTTGGATAAAAATACAGTACTAATTTTTTGCCCTTAGCTGACGCAGGAGAAAACGTTAATCCAGAGGTTGCAGGAACTGCACACTGCGGCATAGGTTTACCAATGGCTACTGTCATGATGATCCTTCGTTGGTTGATGATCTCTATTGCTAAATATCTTGAATGATAAGTTCACCGCTACGATTGGGGATTTCACCCCAGGTTAGCGGCATTACAGCTATTTTATCCAGTTGCTTGGTAGCTTCCCAAGATTTGTGGAGCTCTCCCATCGTGACCAAATCATGGCCCTGATTGAGCCATCCGGCCAATAGTTGCTCAAAGGCCGGTAGGAGTTTCTGCCCTTCAAGTTCAGCATGCAAGGTAAAGACTTGGTCATTCGGATTGCTTTGGGTAATTGCTAATAGCTTCTTGACTGCGCCAAATTCATCCGCACCGTCAATGCCAATAAGCTCGTCAAAGGTGGGAAGAGTAGTTGGATATTGCACATGCTTAGTCTTGCCTGAGGGTAGCGCTAGACGATAAGGCATGAGATTAGGTTTAGCTCTACCATCAGATGAATAGGCAATACCCCATTGATCTAGTTGTTCAAATGCTGATTCATTCATTTGCCAGCCTGCAGCCCCATAAGTGACTGGAGGGTGTCCAACGATCTGAATAAAACGATCCCAACTTTTTTGCATCATGGCTTTGGTCCACAAGCCATCCTTATTGCGAACAGCATCTTGCCATGCAACATGATCCCAAGTATGAATACCCGTCTCATGACCGGCCTTATCTATCGCGCGCATTTCTGCTGCTGCATTTTTACCGATATCGGGTCCTGGGAGAAGTACGCCGTAGAGCAAAGTTTTGATGCCATAGTGCTCGACAACGGAAGTGCGACTCACTTTTTTCAGAAATCCTGGGCGAAAGACACGCTTTAATGCCCAGCCTGTGTGGTCTGGTCCTAGACTAAATAGAAAGGTTGCCTTAGCACCAAACCGCTCAAGGGTTCGAGCTAAGTTGGGTGCACCCTCTTTAGAGCCGCGTAAAGTATCAACATCAACCTTGAGAGCAATCTTCGCCATGAATACTTAAAGCGAATGCCGCTTATTCTTTATCAACTAAGGAGCGCGCCTTTTCGACATCTTCGCGATACGCTTCAAAAATATTCTTGAGCGCATCAGCCATCGTAGTAGTTGGTGTCCAGTTTAATTCAGTCATCGTATTGTCAATCGCTGGCACGCGATTTTGAACATCTTGGTAGCCTTCGCCGTAGTACGCACCGGAAGTAGTTTCCATAATCTTTACTTCATTCACTGTTTTTGCATACTCAGGAATGCTACGTGCAATCTCCAGCATCTGATTGGCTAGTTCGCGAACAGAATGGTTATTTTTTGGATTACCAATGTTATAGATCTTGCCATTAGCAATATCATCTTTATTGTCGATGATTCGCATCAAAGCATCGATACCATCATCGATGTACGTAAAGGCGCGCTTTTGTGCGCCGCCATCTACCAAGTTAATTGGTTCACCACGCACAATATGACCTAAGAATTGAGTCACCACACGAGATGAACCTTCTTTTGGAGAATAGATACTGTCAAGGCCTGGACCTATCCAGTTAAAGGGGCGGAAAAGGGTGAAGCGTAAACCCTCCATACCGTAACCCCAAATCACACGATCTATTAACTGCTTAGAACAGGCATAAATCCAGCGTGGCTTATTAATGGGGCCGTAAACCAGATTGGATTTTGCTGGATCGAATTCGCTGTCTTCACACATTCCATAGACTTCGGATGTTGATGGAAATACCAAGTGCTTTTTGTATTTCACAGCTGAACGTGCGATAGGTAAATTCGCTTCGAAGTCGAGCTCAAAAACTTTCAGTGGTTGCTGCACATAAGTTGCTGGAGTAGCGATTGCTACTAAGGGCAAGATGACATTGCATTTACGGATGTGATATTCAACCCATTCTTTGTTGATGGTGATATCACCCTCAAAAAAGTGCATCCGTGGATGGTTAACTAATTCACCAAGGCGGTCATTTTGCATATCCATGCCATAGACATCCCAATCGGTTGTCTCAAGAATACGCTTGGAAAGGTGGTGCCCAATAAAGCCGTTAACACCAAGAATGAGTACTTTTTTCATTGTTACTGCCTCGTTTTAATCTAATTGATTGCTACTTAATTCACTGCTTATTGGCTTGCAGGAAACCATTCCAAGATTTCAACTGCTTTACGGTCGCCACAAATGCCGAATACCCGATTATCAACCACTTGGATACCGCAAACCCCAAGTTCAAGATTGGTAGGAAGTGGCCCTTGAAGGCTTGTGCGGGCGACAACCATTCTGGCGCCTTGATAGTCAGTAAAGGCGCCTGGGTATGGGGGTGCGACTGCCCGAACCAGGTCATGCACCTGTTTGGCAGTTTGATTCCAATGAATTTGGCCATCTGCAGGCTTTCTACCGCCAAAATAACTGCCTTTTTCAAGCTCATTTGGCTTGCGTGGGACTATTCCCTCTAAAAGGGTGGGCAGGGCTTGCTCAATGACTGTGACGGCAGCCTGGCTGACTTTTTCAAAGACATCGGTAGCGGTTTCATCTGGACCAATCAAGATTGCAGCTTGTCCCACAATATCTCCAGCATCAGGCTTTGTGTCCATCACATGCAAAGTTGCGCCAGTTTCGGTTTCACCATGAAGGATGGCCCAATTGACGGGTGCTCGTCCACGATACTTGGGCAGCAGTGAGCCATGCATATTGAGTGCCGCAATTGTGGCGCAAGCCAAAATGGTTTGCGGAATCATGAAACGATAGTAAAAAGAAAAAATATAGTCAGACGATAGAGCTTGGAGCTTATGCACTAATTCACCTAGCTCATTTGCGTTTGGAGTGATGCATGGAATCTTTCTATCAGCACACATTTTTGCCACACTTCCAAACCAAACATTCTCATTCGGATCATCTTGGTGGGTCACTACTAGATCAATTTTGATGCCGGCATTAATCAGTGCGCTGAGGCAATTGACACCAACATCATGATAGGCAAAGACGACTGCGTGCAATTATTTTTTCTCTAAAACAGTTTGCACAACATAGCGAGGGCGCTTGCGGATCTGTTGATAGATACGGCCAATGTATTCACCCAGCAAACCGAGGCCGAATAACATAACGCCAATCAGAAAGAAGGTGAAAGCGAAGAGAGTGAAGACTCCCTCTACCTCGGCGCCCAGAACAAAGCGTCGCACCAGAAGATAGGCGAAGAGAGAGCCTGCAGCAAGGGATAGGAGTATGCCTAAGATTGAGAAGATCTGCAGGGGCATGATTGAAAAGCCAGTCACTAAATCAAAGTTCAAGCGAATTAGTTGATACAGGGTGTATTTAGATTCACCAGCAAAACGCTCTTCATGTTTGACAGTGATCTCTACTGGGTTGGCAGCAAAGGTGTATGCCAAGGCAGGAATAAAAGTGTTCCCCTCATCACATTGGCGCACTAAATCAACAATGCGACGGCTATAACCCCGTAGCATGCACCCCTGATCAGTCATGGTAATTCGAGTAATGTTCTCACGCAAACGATTCATGGCACGCGAAGCAAATTTTCTGAAAAAGCTATCCTGGCGATCAGCGCGAATGGTGCCAACATAATCATGACCATTTAATAATTGCTCAGTTAAGGCATCAATTTCTTTTGGCGGATTTTGCAGGTCAGCATCTAAAGTGATGATGTATTGACCTTGGATGTATTCAAAACCCGCCATGATGGCCATGTGCTGGCCAAAATTGCTATGAAATAAGATTGTGCGTGTGACATCGGGGCGTAATTCGACCTGCTTGGATAGAATGCCTGCCGACCTATCTTTACTACCATCGTTTACGAAGACGATTTCATATGTGATCTTGCGCTTAATGGAGAGCGCATCTAATGCTGGATAGAGACGATCAAAGAGAGTCTGGAGACCATCTTCCTCGTTATAAACGGGG from Polynucleobacter necessarius carries:
- a CDS encoding polysaccharide deacetylase family protein encodes the protein MAKIALKVDVDTLRGSKEGAPNLARTLERFGAKATFLFSLGPDHTGWALKRVFRPGFLKKVSRTSVVEHYGIKTLLYGVLLPGPDIGKNAAAEMRAIDKAGHETGIHTWDHVAWQDAVRNKDGLWTKAMMQKSWDRFIQIVGHPPVTYGAAGWQMNESAFEQLDQWGIAYSSDGRAKPNLMPYRLALPSGKTKHVQYPTTLPTFDELIGIDGADEFGAVKKLLAITQSNPNDQVFTLHAELEGQKLLPAFEQLLAGWLNQGHDLVTMGELHKSWEATKQLDKIAVMPLTWGEIPNRSGELIIQDI
- a CDS encoding glycosyltransferase; amino-acid sequence: MTANLVANPTLSIVIPVYNEEDGLQTLFDRLYPALDALSIKRKITYEIVFVNDGSKDRSAGILSKQVELRPDVTRTILFHSNFGQHMAIMAGFEYIQGQYIITLDADLQNPPKEIDALTEQLLNGHDYVGTIRADRQDSFFRKFASRAMNRLRENITRITMTDQGCMLRGYSRRIVDLVRQCDEGNTFIPALAYTFAANPVEITVKHEERFAGESKYTLYQLIRLNFDLVTGFSIMPLQIFSILGILLSLAAGSLFAYLLVRRFVLGAEVEGVFTLFAFTFFLIGVMLFGLGLLGEYIGRIYQQIRKRPRYVVQTVLEKK
- a CDS encoding bifunctional UDP-4-keto-pentose/UDP-xylose synthase, which produces MKKVLILGVNGFIGHHLSKRILETTDWDVYGMDMQNDRLGELVNHPRMHFFEGDITINKEWVEYHIRKCNVILPLVAIATPATYVQQPLKVFELDFEANLPIARSAVKYKKHLVFPSTSEVYGMCEDSEFDPAKSNLVYGPINKPRWIYACSKQLIDRVIWGYGMEGLRFTLFRPFNWIGPGLDSIYSPKEGSSRVVTQFLGHIVRGEPINLVDGGAQKRAFTYIDDGIDALMRIIDNKDDIANGKIYNIGNPKNNHSVRELANQMLEIARSIPEYAKTVNEVKIMETTSGAYYGEGYQDVQNRVPAIDNTMTELNWTPTTTMADALKNIFEAYREDVEKARSLVDKE
- a CDS encoding peroxiredoxin; the encoded protein is MTVAIGKPMPQCAVPATSGLTFSPASAKGKKLVLYFYPKDMTPGCTAESGEFRDNIEAFTKANTLVVGVSRDSLKSHDSFRSKLQLPFELVADTEKKLCQLFGVMKMKNMYGKQVRGVERSTFLFDSCGTLVKEWRGLKVSGHVTEVLQAAQDTK
- a CDS encoding formyltransferase, translated to MHAVVFAYHDVGVNCLSALINAGIKIDLVVTHQDDPNENVWFGSVAKMCADRKIPCITPNANELGELVHKLQALSSDYIFSFYYRFMIPQTILACATIAALNMHGSLLPKYRGRAPVNWAILHGETETGATLHVMDTKPDAGDIVGQAAILIGPDETATDVFEKVSQAAVTVIEQALPTLLEGIVPRKPNELEKGSYFGGRKPADGQIHWNQTAKQVHDLVRAVAPPYPGAFTDYQGARMVVARTSLQGPLPTNLELGVCGIQVVDNRVFGICGDRKAVEILEWFPASQ